The genomic window CGGCAAACCGGTGATGACGGCCCTGGTGCAGGGCGCCATTCCGCAGCACGACAAATGGAACTCCGAATTCGGCGGCGACCACTTCCGCCTCCATCTGGAGCTGACCAAATCGCTCAAACCACCGGTGGATCTGACCATCTGGGGCGAGACGGCTCTGGCCTTCCAGCCGGAATACTACCCCTCCCGCCTGGACCAGTTGGATGAGATGGCGCGGTGGTTGAAAGGGGGGCTTCTCACCGGGGCCCCCATGGTGCAATACGTCAATCGCAAACCGTATGCGGTCTACAACAGCCTGCTGCTGTTCACCGGAACCCCCGGCGATACGCCGCGCTACGACAAACACCATCTGGTGCCGTTCGGGGAATACATTCCCCTGCGGAGATGGGCCTTCGGGGATTTCAAGAAGTTCACTCACGGCACCAAGGACTTTTCGCCGGGTCCCGGTCCACGGGTGGTCTCCTGGGCCGGGGGCAACCTCGGGCCGCTGATCTGCTACGAGGCCATCTTCCCGGAGGAGGTGCGCCATCTGGCTTTGCAAGGGGCGCAATTCCTGGTGCATGTGACCAACGATGCCTGGTTCGGGCCCTCGGCCAAGGAGCAGCATCTGGCCATGGCCCGGCTGCGGGCCATCGAAAACCGGCTCTCCCTGGCGCGGGTGGCCAATACCGGCATCTCGGTGGTTTTCGATCCGCTGGGAAGGGTCATCCTGGAACTGCCCCAGGAGGTTCGCCTGGCCCGGCAGGTCTCCATGCCCATCGGGCCGGGCCATTCCCTGTTCGTCACCATGCCGGAATGGGGACGACTGCTCTTCTGGTCCCTTTTGGGAGTGCTGGGTCTGCTGCAGGTGTGGAGAGGCCGGAAGAGGGGGTCGATTGCGAGCCGATCTTGACAGAACGCGGCTGGATTGGTACCGTCACGAACCCCTTGTTCATTGCGCGATGCTTAAGGGTGATCCCTCTGCCGCCGATGTCTGACATCCCTCGCCATTGCGGAGCCTTGGTCCGTCCGGTCGATCCTTCGGGCGGGTGCGTT from Magnetococcales bacterium includes these protein-coding regions:
- the lnt gene encoding apolipoprotein N-acyltransferase yields the protein MSESLSPTPPRFLGLPLHGSGPGWRLGAAFVAGSLAVRGLPPHQEIPGLVVAFAALLLLIQGVGWRLAAACGFLFGLAYFSFGCSWLLTSLHGYGLLPLPVALAMLIGLGAVLALYPALFAGLLARLQPPPSALPLLVPALWVLSEELRAVLFTGFPWNQVGYAWHDLPWVVQSADLGGVGLLSGLTLFLAACLTLLVWPDRRAFPLRQRVIWGLTGVLLLGALAGYGRWRLADLEEKLSRQTFGKPVMTALVQGAIPQHDKWNSEFGGDHFRLHLELTKSLKPPVDLTIWGETALAFQPEYYPSRLDQLDEMARWLKGGLLTGAPMVQYVNRKPYAVYNSLLLFTGTPGDTPRYDKHHLVPFGEYIPLRRWAFGDFKKFTHGTKDFSPGPGPRVVSWAGGNLGPLICYEAIFPEEVRHLALQGAQFLVHVTNDAWFGPSAKEQHLAMARLRAIENRLSLARVANTGISVVFDPLGRVILELPQEVRLARQVSMPIGPGHSLFVTMPEWGRLLFWSLLGVLGLLQVWRGRKRGSIASRS